One segment of Panicum virgatum strain AP13 chromosome 3K, P.virgatum_v5, whole genome shotgun sequence DNA contains the following:
- the LOC120701004 gene encoding uncharacterized protein LOC120701004: MARGRRKQIIQSHEEYLSEEHIGQESHGQNTEASELHSSARGDQIDGDGDIEVNFHDESEDRVKRGKTKLKDIWNLPKGHRIVVRCNELDQPIGVEAGFLGKFLGMVARNGCLCSLSYKDWRLLIGKKEKNTDEQKNKKDILKQVKMRFMYPSCMEKWILRTIGERWRQHKSNLKSIYFDEHKSTKDNHSNVPNGVFDDQWIALVDYWTTQKALDMSKKNRVNCTKKKSTHTAGTKSFARNREELREKDPEKKNPHRAVLYLHTHQTKSEKDTNAHVGALKELIEQQPCLAETSQGKVAWKGDALSKILGEEKPGHVHGLGLVPNPNQVFGASPSKRLKSVNLTSLDETSSEDVVSLRLEMEKLGQRVRNQDANILQLQKHIQQGCLVDPVYAPKDGYCSDVPNTKRKRVYSDPQNQDSSMDGQRVYSDHQNFQDFSMDEPLNDTMNGHADNVEDDDLQPDYEYLSHVQKRQNLMMQRKIDVLSSKKQVAEHSYGTTNSDSSTPATINISLQMEQDDYVENEDLPAHYRDNCSSDKVVSKETYATPSIFEASQYQLNKISKRPSASVPASKNHRGTTSLSTGNTMKV; encoded by the exons ATGGCAAGGGGTAGAAGGAAACAGATAATTCAGAGTCATGAAGAATATTTGTCAGAAGAGCATATTGGACAAGAGAGCCATGGGCAAAATACTGAGGCATCTGAACTCCATTCAAGTGCTAGAGGAGATCAGATCGATGGTGATGGTGATATCGAGGTTAATTTCCATG ATGAAAGTGAAGACAGAGTAAAGCGTGGAAAGACAAAACTGAAAGATATTTGGAACCTTCCAAAAGGTCATAGAATCGTGGTTAGATGCAATGAGCTGGATCAACCAATTGGAGTAGAGGCTGGGTTTCTAGGAAAATTTCTTGGCATGGTTGCTAGGAATggttgcttgtgtagcttgagCTACAAGGATTGGAGACTTCTAAtaggaaagaaagagaaaaacactgatgaacaaaaaaataaaaaggataTACTTAAGCAAGTGAAG ATGAGATTCATGTACCCTTCTTGCATGGAAAAATGGATACTTCGAACCATTggagagagatggaggcagCACAAGTCTAATCTGAAATCAATATATTTTGATGAGCATAAGAGCACAAAAGATAACCATAGTAATGTTCCTAATGGTGTATTTGATGATCAGTGGATTGCGCTTGTTGATTATTGGACGACACAAAAAGCATTG GATATgagtaagaaaaacagagtaaACTGTACAAAGAAGAAGTCAACACATACAGCTGGAACAAAGAGTTTTGCTCGAAACAGAGAGGAGTTG AGGGAAAAAGATCCTGAAAAGAAAAACCCTCACAGGGCTGTTTTGTATCTCCATACGCACCAGACTAAAAGTGAGAAGGACACAAATGCACATGTG GGGGCTTTGAAGGAACTTATAGAGCAGCAGCCATGTTTAGCGGAGACTAGTCAAGGAAAGGTTGCATGGAAAGGAGATGCACTTAGTAAAATATTAGGAGAAGAAAAGCCTGGCCACGTGCATGGCTTGGGACTTGTTCCAAATCCTAATCAAGTGTTTGGCGCATCTCCTTCAAAGCGCCTTAAGAGTGTAAATTTGACTTCACTAGATGAAACATCAAGTGAAGATGTAGTATCTTTGAGACTTGAAATGGAGAAGCTTGGGCAGCGTGTCCGGAATCAAGATGCCAATATACTACAGCTGCAAAAACATATCCAACAG GGATGTTTAGTTGATCCTGTCTATGCACCTAAAGATGGCTATTGTTCTGATGTGCCAAATACGAAACGAAAG CGAGTATATAGTGACCCTCAAAATCAAGATTCTAGCATGGATGGACAGCGAGTATATAGTGACCATCAAAATTTCCAGGATTTCAGCATGGATGAACCACTGAATGATACAATG AATGGGCATGCTGACAATGTGGAGGATGATGATCTGCAGCCAGATTACGAATACCTTAGTCATGTACAGAAG AGGCAAAATCTTATGATGCAGAGAAAAATAGATGTTCTTAGCTCAAAGAAACAG gtggctgagcactcatATGGAACCACAAATTCGGACTCATCTACCCCAGCCACAATAAATATTAGCTTACAG ATGGAGCAAGATGATTATGTGGAGAATGAGGATCTGCCAGCACATTACAGAGATAATTGTAGTAGCGATAAG GTTGTCTCAAAGGAAACATATGCTACTCCCTCAATTTTTGAAGCATCTCAGTACCAA CTGAACAAGATCTCAAAAAGGCCTAGTGCATCGGTACCTGCTAGT AAGAATCATCGTGGTACAACAAGTTTGTCAACTGGCAATACAATGAAGGTATGA
- the LOC120699458 gene encoding polyol transporter 5-like gives MRKEENLESPLLSDGEPAPAYSEGSTYALVCALLASLTSIIFGYNRGVMSGAQKYVQEDLGVTDGQLEVLIGATSVYSLVGSLAAGWTCDRAGRRRAVALSAAMFLAGSAVTAAANGYAALMAGQLVSGVACGFGLVVAPVYIAEIAPASSRGFLSSIPEIASNSGILLSYIADFALAGLPTTLSWRLMIGIGAVPPLFLAVAAALAMPETPRWLVLHGHPDEARRVLARLAGDADRRLQEIVASVREASSKSCAGVSPPGVWREILVRPTPAVRRVMLAILGLQVFQQACGVAAMILYAPRVFSHVGITSDRAVLGATVLLGAVKTVAIVLPLFLADRLGRRPMLLSSAGGMAASLLVLGVSVRAAATWWAAAASVAAAAAFMASFSLGFGPVIWMYASEILPLRLRAQGTGIGTALNRVMSAVVGMTFISMYEAVGMAGTFYIFAALTAAAWVFVYACLPETKGRSLEEIEALFDTAGANKPSPRATPS, from the exons atgaggaaggaggagaacCTCGAGTCGCCGCTGCTATCCGACGgcgagccggcgccggcgtactCCGAGGGCAGCACGTACGCGCTCGTCTGCGCCCTCCTCGCCTCCCTCACCTCCATCATCTTCGGCTACA ACCGCGGCGTGATGAGCGGGGCGCAGAAGTACGTGCAGGAGGACCTGGGCGTCACCGACGGGCAGCTGGAGGTGCTCATCGGCGCCACCAGCGTCTACTCCCTCGTCGGCTCGCTGGCGGCGGGCTGGACCTGCGACCGCGcgggccggcgccgcgccgtcgccctctCCGCGGCCATGTTCCTGGCGGGCtccgccgtcaccgccgccgccaacgggtACGCCGCGCTCATGGCGGGGCAGCTCGTCTCCGGCGTCGCCTGCGGGTTCGGGCTCGTCGTCGCGCCCGTCTACATCGCCgagatcgcgccggcgagctcgcgcgGGTTCCTCTCCTCCATCCCCGAG ATCGCCAGCAACTCAGGCATCCTGCTCAGCTACATCGCCGACTTCGCGCTCGCGGGCCTCCCCACGACGCTCAGTTGGCGCCTCATGATCGGCATCGGCGCCGTCCCGCCGCTGTTCCTCGCGGTCGCCGCGGCGCTCGCCATGCCGGAGACCCCGCGCTGGCTGGTCCTCCACGGCCACCCCGACGAGGCCCGGCGCGTGCTGGCGCGCTTGGCAGGGGACGCCGACCGCCGGCTCCAGGAGATCGTGGCCTCCGTCCGGGAGGCGTCGTCCAAGAGCTGCGCCGGCGTGTCGCCGCCGGGCGTGTGGCGTGAGATCCTGGTCCGCCCCACGCCGGCCGTGCGGCGCGTGATGCTGGCCATCCTCGGCCTGCAGGTGTTCCAGCAGGCGTGCGGCGTGGCGGCGATGATCCTATACGCGCCGCGGGTGTTCAGCCACGTCGGCATCACCTCCGACCGCGCGGTACTCGGCGCCAcggtcctcctcggcgccgtCAAGACGGTGGCCATCGTGCTCCCGCTCTTCCTCGCCGACCGCCTCGGCCGCCGGCCGATGCTGCTCTCCAGCGCGGGGGGCATGGCCGCGTCGCTCCTGGTCCTCGGGGTctcggtgcgcgcggcggccacgtggtgggcggccgcggcgagcgtggcggcggcggcggcgttcatgGCGTCGTTCTCGCTGGGGTTCGGGCCGGTGATCTGGATGTACGCGTCGGAGATCCTGCCGCTGCGGCTGCGCGCACAGGGCACCGGCATCGGGACGGCGCTGAACCGTGTGATGAGCGCGGTGGTGGGGATGACCTTCATCTCGATGTACGAGGCGGTCGGCATGGCCGGGACCTTCTACAtcttcgcggcgctcacggcggcggcgtgggtgtTCGTCTACGCGTGCCTGCCGGAGACCAAAGGGAGGAGCCTCGAGGAGATAGAGGCGCTCTTCGACACCGCCGGTGCCAACAAGCCCTCGCCACGGGCGACGCCCTCGTGA